Proteins encoded in a region of the Stieleria neptunia genome:
- a CDS encoding NHL repeat-containing protein codes for MRFLNEHRGMLVTAVIAIAVGIASYAVVSSDPLAQRSRGSFTIDYSSVYEVDSDLIQFRQTEEIKVQMDEVRGICVGPADKLYIAGDQAVAVYSQDGVELATIRTDGEPSCVAIGNDQHVSPGRIYVGAGDRIEVFEPDGSRVGTWSVPDDNAILASIAVAANDVFVADAANRVVLRFDLAGKLVSVIGKPDDGGRTFNVPNTYFDIAIGSEGRLHVANPGALRIETYTFDGAMEVRWGEPGAAIDRFFGCCNPSYFAVLPGGEIVTSEKGIPRIKVYSEFGEFRSVVAGPSMLGVAQSELGDPRAVQAEAVFDVATDSRGRILVLDPRRKSVRVFERSIVEKSGIGFQPVNPEMWDRLPACRLAHDRLEAYPTVWDRG; via the coding sequence ATGCGATTCTTGAACGAGCATCGTGGAATGCTGGTCACCGCCGTGATCGCGATAGCGGTCGGCATCGCCAGTTATGCCGTCGTCAGCAGCGACCCGTTGGCCCAACGCAGTCGCGGATCGTTCACGATCGACTATTCCAGTGTCTATGAAGTCGATTCGGACTTGATTCAGTTCCGCCAGACGGAAGAAATCAAGGTTCAGATGGACGAGGTTCGCGGCATCTGCGTCGGGCCCGCGGACAAGCTTTACATCGCCGGTGACCAGGCGGTCGCCGTCTATTCGCAAGACGGTGTGGAACTGGCGACGATCCGAACCGATGGAGAACCGAGTTGCGTGGCGATCGGCAACGACCAACATGTCTCACCGGGACGGATCTATGTGGGTGCCGGCGACCGGATCGAAGTGTTCGAACCCGACGGCAGTCGGGTCGGGACCTGGAGCGTGCCCGACGACAACGCGATCCTGGCATCCATCGCCGTCGCGGCCAACGACGTGTTCGTCGCCGACGCTGCCAACCGCGTGGTGTTGCGATTCGACCTGGCCGGCAAGCTGGTGTCTGTGATCGGAAAACCGGATGACGGCGGACGAACCTTCAACGTCCCCAACACCTATTTTGACATCGCGATCGGTTCCGAAGGCCGGCTGCACGTGGCCAATCCGGGCGCATTGCGAATCGAAACCTACACGTTTGACGGTGCCATGGAAGTTCGCTGGGGCGAGCCGGGGGCGGCGATCGACCGCTTCTTCGGTTGCTGCAATCCCAGCTATTTCGCGGTCTTGCCCGGTGGCGAAATCGTCACGTCGGAAAAGGGGATTCCGCGGATCAAGGTTTACAGCGAGTTCGGTGAATTCCGATCCGTTGTCGCGGGACCGAGCATGTTGGGAGTCGCCCAGTCGGAACTGGGAGACCCTCGCGCCGTCCAAGCCGAAGCGGTCTTTGACGTGGCGACCGACAGCCGGGGACGCATCTTGGTTTTGGATCCGAGACGAAAGTCGGTGCGGGTTTTTGAACGCAGTATTGTCGAAAAAAGTGGGATAGGCTTCCAGCCTGTCAATCCTGAAATGTGGGATAGGCTTCCAGCCTGTCGACTCGCACATGACAGGCTGGAAGCCTATCCCACTGTTTGGGATCGAGGGTAA
- a CDS encoding 4Fe-4S binding protein encodes MNGEKQTDRRGFLADGARVAGVVSAGVLGGFLAGRRGQAEENRWQIDPDKCVGCGNCATHCVLDESAVKCVQCFDMCGFCNRCTGYYTLDGLDSRDTAAEDLLCPTEAIIRTFVEGKAGQNFYEYTIDTDACIGCALCVKGCALMNGSLYLQVMQDRCVNCNECAIAVACPSDAFVNVSSDKPYRLKRVALGVMRQKAGKADKAAQKLIDQVQADE; translated from the coding sequence ATGAACGGCGAAAAACAGACCGACCGACGTGGCTTTCTTGCCGATGGGGCGCGCGTGGCCGGCGTAGTGTCCGCGGGGGTGTTGGGTGGTTTTTTGGCCGGCCGTCGCGGTCAGGCCGAAGAGAACCGTTGGCAGATCGATCCCGACAAATGCGTCGGCTGCGGAAACTGTGCCACCCACTGTGTGCTCGATGAATCGGCCGTCAAGTGCGTCCAGTGTTTCGACATGTGCGGCTTCTGCAACCGTTGCACCGGTTACTACACGCTGGACGGGCTGGACAGTCGCGACACCGCCGCGGAAGACTTGTTGTGCCCGACCGAAGCGATCATTCGCACGTTCGTCGAAGGCAAAGCGGGGCAAAATTTCTATGAGTACACGATCGACACCGATGCCTGCATCGGTTGTGCGTTGTGCGTCAAGGGCTGTGCCCTGATGAACGGTTCACTGTACCTGCAAGTGATGCAGGATCGCTGTGTGAACTGCAACGAGTGTGCGATCGCGGTGGCGTGCCCGAGCGACGCCTTCGTCAACGTTTCCTCCGACAAGCCCTATCGGCTCAAGCGAGTGGCGTTGGGGGTGATGCGGCAAAAGGCGGGGAAAGCCGACAAGGCGGCTCAGAAGCTGATCGATCAGGTGCAAGCCGATGAATAG
- a CDS encoding 4Fe-4S binding protein gives MNRILRLSVAAALVAALMSGVLTGSVMADESQDLMFPVPEFSDHPIPTASVPEVQGEVAAVLDVAILFVALCLASYFTLVSRSRRNVLLLTIASLLWFGFWRQGCVCPIGATQNVALAIFDPTYVVPLTVVAFFILPLVFTLFFGRTFCASVCPLGAMQELLAVRSVKVPRWLDHSLGLVAYIYLGAAVIFAATKTGFIICRYDPFIPFFRLGANTDMLLFGSCVLLISVFVGRPYCRYLCPYGAILRVLSCFSKWRLSIPPDTCINCQLCEDVCPYGAIHPPTVTQSPQRRRKGKRQFVIALLAAPVVVAVFWWLGTALGVPLSQWHPESRLAEQVRLEELGVAETTTEASDAFRGSGRSVQELYQSALARRDDFVTLGGLLGAWTGLVIGFKLIHLSARRRRDDYQADRAGCVSCGRCYWYCPVEKVRLGLISDVSEALPDGQMPNGPLVQLTVGGKES, from the coding sequence ATGAATAGGATCCTTCGTCTAAGTGTTGCTGCCGCGCTGGTTGCTGCCCTGATGAGCGGCGTCTTGACTGGCAGCGTGATGGCCGACGAGTCGCAGGATCTGATGTTCCCCGTGCCGGAGTTCTCCGACCATCCGATCCCCACCGCCAGTGTCCCGGAGGTTCAGGGCGAGGTTGCCGCGGTCTTGGACGTAGCGATTCTATTTGTCGCGTTGTGCTTGGCATCCTATTTCACGCTGGTGTCGCGGTCGCGTCGCAACGTGCTGCTGCTGACGATCGCCAGCTTGCTGTGGTTCGGTTTTTGGCGGCAGGGCTGCGTCTGTCCGATCGGTGCGACCCAGAATGTTGCGTTGGCGATTTTTGATCCCACCTACGTCGTACCGTTGACGGTGGTGGCGTTCTTTATTTTGCCGTTGGTGTTCACGTTATTCTTTGGCCGAACGTTTTGCGCTTCGGTCTGTCCGCTCGGCGCGATGCAAGAGTTGCTCGCCGTTCGCTCGGTCAAAGTGCCCCGCTGGCTGGACCATTCGTTAGGATTGGTCGCTTACATCTACCTGGGCGCCGCGGTCATCTTCGCCGCGACCAAAACCGGATTCATCATCTGTCGCTACGATCCGTTCATTCCCTTTTTCCGACTGGGGGCGAACACCGACATGTTGCTCTTCGGCAGCTGCGTCCTGCTGATCAGCGTGTTTGTCGGTCGCCCGTATTGTCGCTATCTGTGTCCTTACGGCGCGATTCTGCGTGTGCTGTCGTGCTTTTCCAAATGGCGTTTGAGTATTCCGCCGGACACGTGCATCAATTGCCAGCTTTGTGAAGACGTCTGTCCCTACGGAGCGATTCATCCCCCGACGGTCACGCAATCACCTCAGCGTCGGCGAAAAGGGAAACGACAGTTTGTGATTGCCCTGCTTGCCGCTCCCGTTGTCGTCGCTGTTTTCTGGTGGCTGGGCACGGCACTCGGCGTTCCGCTGTCGCAGTGGCATCCGGAATCGCGTTTGGCCGAACAGGTGCGGCTGGAAGAGTTGGGCGTGGCGGAAACGACCACCGAAGCTAGCGACGCTTTTCGGGGTTCGGGACGGTCGGTCCAGGAGTTGTATCAATCGGCGCTGGCACGGCGCGATGACTTTGTCACGTTGGGCGGCTTGCTCGGGGCCTGGACCGGATTGGTGATCGGATTCAAATTGATTCATCTGTCGGCACGGCGTCGGCGTGACGATTACCAGGCTGACCGAGCGGGATGTGTTTCCTGCGGCCGTTGCTACTGGTATTGCCCGGTCGAAAAGGTCAGGCTTGGTTTGATTTCCGATGTGTCCGAAGCCCTCCCCGATGGCCAGATGCCCAACGGTCCGCTGGTCCAATTGACCGTCGGAGGGAAAGAATCGTGA
- a CDS encoding outer membrane protein assembly factor BamB family protein — protein sequence MNAYLGFRSILLSAVVAGVFSTLVGAILVIDGMNRLNKVPLEATAFIELRQQFLEQPDNKPLRQEIQSLDLALRQEYFREQRFTERGSYLLLGGVLVTLLLSKWAATLHRRLPRPKPKRPGPDSDEVLSHRGPWAVAAVMLVLVGTTWAMKANHPSVLPSNLDELVSVRAPVGAQKRPGEDAVIEPVLPELPSAETMRANWPSFRGADGSGIASGQNAPTVWDGDSGDGILWKSEVPLPGVNSPIVWEDRVFLSGATEDARSVYCFDVGSGELLWSRDIAVDPSVAGEKIKTSNDTGYAAPTMATDGRFVFAMFADGQLVALDFAGREAWTRSLGAPQRNSYGHASSLVTYRGSVIVQYDQGTNDDQLSKLMCFDGATGSPIWETIRATPASWSSPIVIEHDGEPQIITCCDPWVIAYSPSDGTERWRANCLDRVEVGPSPVHSDGVVYAGNDMAIYAAIGVDGSGDVTDSHVLWTADYGLPDTCSPLVTDEFVLTLASYGTLFCFDKREGGEPLWEEDFGADFLSSPSLVGDRVYLFSRDGAAWVVEPTREGCKRISESQLGEDCVTSPAFRDGRIFIRGNEHLFCIGSPNADDE from the coding sequence GTGAACGCTTATTTGGGCTTCAGATCGATTCTGCTTTCCGCAGTGGTTGCCGGTGTGTTTTCAACCCTTGTCGGTGCGATCCTGGTGATCGACGGAATGAACCGATTGAACAAGGTTCCACTGGAGGCGACGGCGTTCATCGAGCTCAGGCAACAATTCCTCGAACAACCCGACAACAAACCGCTGCGGCAAGAGATCCAATCGTTGGATCTGGCGCTGCGTCAAGAGTACTTTCGCGAGCAACGTTTCACCGAGCGTGGTTCGTATCTGCTGTTGGGCGGCGTCCTCGTCACGCTGCTGCTCAGCAAGTGGGCCGCCACGTTGCACCGCCGGCTGCCCCGCCCCAAGCCGAAACGGCCCGGTCCCGACTCCGATGAAGTGTTGAGCCATCGGGGGCCGTGGGCGGTTGCCGCGGTGATGTTGGTCTTGGTCGGCACGACGTGGGCGATGAAGGCGAATCACCCGAGTGTGTTGCCGTCGAACTTGGATGAATTGGTGTCGGTGCGCGCTCCAGTCGGCGCGCAGAAACGTCCTGGTGAAGATGCGGTGATCGAACCGGTGCTCCCAGAACTTCCCAGTGCCGAAACCATGCGGGCGAACTGGCCCAGTTTTCGTGGGGCCGACGGCTCCGGCATCGCGTCCGGTCAAAACGCCCCGACGGTCTGGGACGGTGACTCCGGCGACGGGATTTTGTGGAAGAGCGAGGTGCCGCTGCCCGGTGTCAATTCGCCCATCGTCTGGGAAGACCGCGTGTTTCTTTCTGGCGCGACCGAAGATGCCCGCAGCGTTTACTGCTTCGATGTCGGCTCCGGAGAACTGCTTTGGAGCAGAGACATCGCCGTCGATCCCTCGGTCGCTGGAGAGAAGATCAAGACCTCCAATGACACCGGCTACGCCGCGCCGACGATGGCGACCGATGGACGTTTCGTGTTTGCGATGTTTGCCGATGGGCAGCTGGTCGCACTCGATTTCGCTGGCCGGGAAGCATGGACGCGTTCGTTGGGCGCGCCGCAGCGAAACAGCTATGGCCACGCGTCTTCGCTGGTGACGTATCGGGGTTCGGTGATCGTGCAGTATGACCAGGGAACCAACGACGACCAGCTTTCCAAATTAATGTGTTTCGACGGCGCAACCGGCAGTCCGATCTGGGAAACGATCCGTGCGACTCCGGCGTCGTGGTCCTCGCCGATCGTGATCGAGCATGACGGCGAACCTCAAATCATCACGTGTTGCGACCCTTGGGTGATCGCGTATTCGCCCAGCGATGGAACGGAACGCTGGCGTGCAAACTGTCTCGACCGTGTCGAAGTGGGGCCTTCGCCGGTGCACTCCGACGGAGTCGTCTATGCCGGCAACGACATGGCGATTTATGCCGCGATCGGAGTGGACGGATCGGGTGACGTGACCGACAGCCATGTGCTGTGGACCGCCGACTACGGGCTGCCGGATACCTGCAGCCCCTTGGTCACCGATGAATTTGTATTGACCCTGGCGTCCTACGGCACGCTGTTTTGCTTTGACAAACGGGAAGGCGGCGAACCGTTGTGGGAGGAAGACTTTGGCGCGGATTTCCTTTCTTCCCCCAGCCTGGTTGGCGATCGCGTTTATTTGTTCAGCCGAGACGGCGCGGCATGGGTGGTGGAGCCGACCCGCGAAGGGTGCAAACGCATCTCAGAATCACAACTGGGCGAAGACTGTGTGACCAGTCCGGCGTTTCGGGATGGTCGGATTTTCATTCGAGGAAACGAGCACTTGTTCTGCATCGGGAGCCCAAACGCTGATGATGAATGA
- a CDS encoding NAD(P)H-dependent oxidoreductase subunit E, producing MITTTTRIDLTAVDRIIEQVGREPDAVIPILHAVQREYRYLPQEALRRVCERTEITPSAITGVASFYDHFRHHPVGRHMISVCTGTACHVKGADLVDDAIRQELQLAPHEDTDTDGEFTVQKVACLGCCTLGPVVQIDDAIFGHVSSQTTPRMLQEYDEAEFVKLSAVHRPISQPRGPNTTEVRIGLGSCCLALGSDKVHEALCDAIDDSGGDAYVKQIGCTGICSKVPLVELVSPDGASQTYTNVNPDVARKIVLKHFRPKGISKPIRYAASRIVDWLQSDEDQDVLQKHRAVRDGVVDSFIGPQKHLTLDLLDAIDPLDLDEYRRHGRFDSLKKCLTELQPEQILDEIETSGLRGRGGAGFPTHIKWRTVRRQQSPTKFVICNGDEGDPGAFMDKVLLESIPFRVIEGMAIAARTVDAHDGIFYVRAEYPLAVERIRNAIEICRQGGILGDSVMGTDFSLNLEIREGAGAYICGEETALIHSIEGGRGTPRIRPPFPAESGLWEKPTLINNVETFATIPWILRHGGKELAKLGTETSKGTKAFALAGKVRNGGLIEVPMGITIRQIVQDIGGGVEPGRTFKAVQIGGPSGGCVPAELADTQIDYESLSAVGSIMGSGGLVVLDDKDCMVDIARYFLKFTQDQSCGKCTFCRVGTRRLLDILDRLCTGNGKKGDLEQLEALSTSVCAGSLCGLGKTAPNPILSTLKYFREEYEAHIAGYCPAGKCVDLIDYRINDKCIGCTLCSQHCPVDAIPMTPYYKHTIDLDRCTRCDTCYQVCPEDAVFIESKP from the coding sequence ATGATCACGACAACCACACGAATCGACTTGACTGCCGTCGATCGAATCATCGAACAGGTCGGTCGAGAACCCGATGCGGTCATCCCGATCTTGCACGCGGTGCAGAGAGAGTATCGCTACCTGCCGCAGGAAGCGCTTCGCCGTGTTTGCGAACGAACGGAGATCACGCCGTCCGCGATCACCGGTGTCGCTTCGTTCTACGACCATTTCCGCCATCATCCGGTCGGCCGGCACATGATCAGCGTCTGCACGGGCACGGCCTGTCACGTCAAGGGAGCGGATCTGGTCGATGATGCGATTCGTCAGGAGCTTCAACTCGCTCCGCACGAAGACACCGACACTGATGGCGAGTTCACGGTCCAGAAGGTGGCTTGCCTGGGATGTTGCACGCTCGGCCCGGTCGTGCAAATCGACGACGCGATCTTTGGCCACGTCAGTTCCCAGACGACGCCACGGATGTTGCAGGAATACGACGAAGCCGAATTCGTCAAACTGTCCGCCGTGCACCGGCCGATTTCACAGCCGCGGGGGCCAAACACGACGGAGGTGCGGATCGGGCTGGGCTCGTGTTGCCTGGCATTGGGCAGCGACAAGGTGCACGAAGCGCTGTGCGATGCCATCGACGACTCCGGCGGCGACGCCTACGTCAAACAAATTGGTTGCACGGGCATCTGCAGCAAGGTCCCGCTGGTCGAACTGGTCTCGCCCGACGGCGCGTCCCAGACCTACACCAACGTCAATCCCGACGTGGCTCGAAAGATCGTCCTCAAGCACTTTCGTCCGAAGGGCATTTCCAAGCCGATTCGCTACGCAGCGTCGCGGATCGTCGATTGGCTTCAATCCGATGAAGATCAGGATGTGTTGCAGAAACATCGCGCCGTCCGCGACGGTGTCGTCGATTCCTTTATCGGTCCGCAAAAGCACTTGACGCTGGATTTACTCGATGCGATCGATCCTCTCGATTTAGACGAGTACAGGCGTCACGGCCGATTCGACTCGCTGAAAAAATGTCTCACCGAGCTCCAGCCGGAACAGATCCTTGACGAGATCGAGACGAGTGGGCTGCGGGGTCGCGGCGGGGCGGGATTCCCGACGCATATCAAGTGGCGCACCGTCCGTCGCCAACAGAGCCCCACGAAGTTCGTTATCTGCAACGGTGACGAGGGCGACCCCGGCGCCTTCATGGACAAGGTGCTGTTGGAATCGATTCCGTTTCGGGTGATCGAAGGCATGGCCATCGCCGCACGGACGGTCGACGCCCACGACGGCATCTTCTACGTCCGGGCTGAATACCCGCTGGCGGTCGAGCGGATTCGCAACGCGATCGAAATCTGCCGGCAAGGCGGCATCCTCGGCGACTCGGTGATGGGAACCGATTTCAGCTTGAACCTTGAAATCCGAGAAGGCGCGGGCGCCTACATTTGCGGCGAAGAAACCGCACTGATTCATTCGATCGAAGGCGGTCGCGGCACGCCGCGGATCCGACCGCCGTTTCCGGCCGAAAGCGGACTCTGGGAAAAACCGACGCTGATCAACAACGTCGAAACCTTCGCCACGATTCCCTGGATCCTGCGTCACGGCGGCAAAGAACTCGCCAAACTGGGGACGGAAACCAGCAAGGGCACCAAGGCGTTTGCGTTGGCCGGGAAAGTCCGCAACGGCGGTTTGATCGAAGTCCCGATGGGGATCACGATCCGTCAAATCGTCCAAGACATCGGGGGTGGCGTGGAGCCCGGGCGAACCTTCAAAGCCGTGCAGATCGGAGGGCCGTCCGGAGGATGCGTCCCCGCCGAATTGGCGGACACCCAAATCGACTATGAATCGCTGTCCGCGGTCGGCTCCATCATGGGCAGCGGCGGACTCGTCGTGCTCGATGACAAAGACTGCATGGTCGACATCGCCCGTTACTTCCTCAAATTCACCCAAGATCAATCCTGCGGAAAGTGTACGTTTTGCCGCGTCGGAACGAGACGATTGCTCGACATCCTGGACCGGCTGTGCACGGGCAACGGCAAGAAGGGTGACCTGGAACAACTCGAAGCCCTGTCGACATCGGTCTGCGCGGGCAGCCTCTGCGGTCTCGGCAAGACCGCGCCCAATCCGATCCTTTCCACATTGAAGTACTTTCGTGAGGAGTACGAGGCGCACATCGCGGGATACTGCCCGGCCGGCAAATGCGTCGATCTGATCGATTACCGCATCAACGACAAGTGCATCGGATGCACGCTGTGCTCACAGCACTGTCCGGTCGATGCCATCCCGATGACGCCGTATTACAAACACACGATCGACCTGGATCGCTGCACACGATGCGACACCTGTTACCAAGTCTGCCCCGAGGACGCCGTCTTCATCGAGTCAAAACCCTAG
- a CDS encoding FAD-dependent oxidoreductase: MVKIKIDDREVDVPLGSNLIDAAALLDVEIPTLCYLKGYEASNSCQVCTVKDRRSGRLISACGTKVVEGMEIDNETEEIRDVRRTALELLLSEHVGDCRAPCDFACPAHMDIPLMLDQISHENLREAIVTIKADIALPAILGRVCPKPCEKGCRRKGADGPVAICDLKRYVADVDLATDDPYLPPCKPDSGKRVAVVGAGPSGLAGVFYLRRAGHACTLIEQNESLGGRLRTEESEQSLPRDILDAEINQIIRLGVEVRSQTSVTTKEQLDALCSEFDAVLLAIGRTTPDQVEQLGIKASRKGIDIDSETYATNRRGVFAVGNALRGKGMVVRSTADGKEAATIINQYLAGWKKLSLGHSFSSRIGRLESGEMDEFLANSVPAPRSVPETGTDYVPCDATEQSERCLGCGCVAHNKCKLERWSEYYGANPNRFPRVRRPYEVVGRASSVLFEPGKCIKCELCIKIAERAQEPLGLAFVGRGFDVLLSVPFEGQLDEALTKVAEECVDACPTAALSFAPSRQPPDLTQIEIPRHINAK, from the coding sequence GTGGTTAAAATCAAAATCGACGATCGTGAAGTCGACGTCCCGCTGGGATCGAACCTCATCGATGCCGCCGCGCTGTTGGATGTTGAAATCCCCACGCTCTGTTATCTCAAGGGGTACGAGGCCTCCAATTCGTGCCAGGTATGCACGGTCAAGGATCGCCGCTCCGGCCGATTGATCTCCGCCTGTGGCACCAAGGTCGTCGAAGGAATGGAGATCGACAACGAGACCGAAGAGATTCGCGATGTGCGGCGGACGGCGTTGGAGTTGCTGCTCAGCGAACACGTCGGAGACTGCCGCGCCCCGTGTGACTTTGCCTGCCCGGCACACATGGACATCCCGTTGATGTTGGATCAGATCAGTCATGAAAACCTGCGTGAGGCCATCGTGACGATCAAGGCGGACATCGCGTTGCCGGCGATACTCGGCCGCGTCTGTCCCAAGCCGTGCGAGAAGGGGTGTCGTCGCAAAGGCGCCGACGGTCCGGTGGCGATCTGCGATCTGAAACGTTACGTGGCGGATGTCGACTTGGCGACCGACGATCCGTATCTGCCGCCCTGCAAGCCGGACAGCGGAAAGCGCGTGGCCGTCGTCGGTGCCGGACCCTCCGGTCTGGCCGGTGTGTTTTACCTGCGCCGAGCCGGACACGCCTGCACGTTGATCGAGCAAAACGAATCGCTCGGCGGCCGTCTCCGCACCGAGGAAAGCGAGCAGAGTTTGCCACGCGACATCTTGGATGCAGAAATCAACCAGATCATCCGACTCGGCGTCGAAGTGCGTTCGCAGACGTCGGTCACCACGAAGGAGCAACTCGATGCGCTGTGCAGCGAGTTTGACGCAGTGCTGTTGGCGATCGGCAGAACGACGCCTGACCAAGTGGAACAATTGGGGATCAAAGCGAGCCGCAAGGGCATCGACATCGACTCGGAAACCTACGCGACCAATCGCCGGGGCGTGTTTGCCGTCGGCAACGCGTTGCGCGGAAAGGGCATGGTTGTGCGGAGTACGGCCGACGGCAAGGAAGCCGCAACGATCATCAACCAATACCTCGCCGGCTGGAAGAAACTCAGCCTGGGACACAGCTTCTCTTCACGCATCGGCCGTTTGGAATCGGGGGAGATGGACGAATTCCTGGCCAACTCCGTCCCCGCCCCTCGCTCTGTCCCTGAAACCGGCACCGACTATGTTCCCTGTGACGCGACCGAGCAATCCGAGCGATGTTTGGGCTGTGGGTGCGTGGCACACAACAAGTGCAAATTGGAACGCTGGTCGGAGTACTACGGCGCGAACCCGAACCGCTTTCCCCGGGTGCGGCGACCCTACGAAGTCGTCGGACGCGCCTCGTCGGTGTTGTTCGAACCGGGCAAGTGCATCAAGTGCGAACTGTGCATCAAAATCGCCGAGCGGGCTCAGGAGCCGCTGGGGCTGGCCTTCGTCGGTCGCGGATTCGATGTCCTGTTGAGCGTCCCGTTTGAAGGGCAACTCGATGAAGCGTTGACCAAAGTCGCCGAAGAATGTGTCGACGCCTGCCCGACCGCGGCGCTGTCGTTCGCACCCAGCCGCCAGCCCCCAGACCTGACACAAATCGAAATCCCCCGTCACATCAACGCAAAGTGA
- the ftsH gene encoding ATP-dependent zinc metalloprotease FtsH, producing MPQPPEPKPPEPKPGVPKPADRRDDDGGSSFRGHGSFSPLFWWIAFMAVMLIALQWRTAESERQEVASWTDFKQLLVDQAIEPDSVTIRHDRVEAVLKPEVVPDESLSIAKEADQPAPLFVAIDSENRQWFIEQIDALQVAYRLDTSVSRWSTMLLSWLPMIVLIAFFWFLLYRTRQTFGEGAGGMLGGFGRSQHHMASKDTVSVTLDDVAGIDEAKAEIGEIIEFLQNPGRFKKIGARIPRGVLLLGPPGCGKTLLARAIAGQADVPFFSISGSDFMEMFVGVGARRVRDLFEQAKHSEPCIIFLDEIDSIGRKRGLELIAGGGHGEREQTLNAILSEMDGFEPHDQVIVIAATNRPDVLDPALVRPGRFDRQVDVPLPDTKGRENILRIHTKQVKLADDVDLQELARATPMFSGADLKAMVNEAAIIATMADKSAVTMEDMRRGRDKLKFGRAQTSRTIDAQQRTISAYHEAGHALLESLLPDADPVEKVTIVPRGRALGATFALPERERYTYGRKYLLATMRVLCGGRIAELRKTDDAFSGAEDDIKKLTELADRMVRMWGMSEDIGFVRVATDAEEERLLIDRGYSEQTAKQIDDAIQTLVNEAYRDADQMIEQHWTTVEAIAQALLDRETLTADELNQLMQLHSQTGRGRIPV from the coding sequence ATGCCCCAGCCGCCCGAACCCAAACCGCCCGAACCCAAACCAGGCGTCCCCAAACCAGCCGATCGCCGAGACGACGATGGCGGTTCATCATTCCGCGGCCACGGTTCCTTTTCGCCGCTGTTCTGGTGGATCGCGTTCATGGCCGTGATGTTGATTGCACTGCAATGGCGCACGGCGGAGTCGGAACGGCAGGAAGTCGCCTCATGGACCGACTTTAAACAACTGCTGGTCGACCAGGCAATCGAACCGGACAGCGTCACGATCCGGCATGACCGGGTGGAGGCCGTTCTGAAACCCGAGGTGGTGCCGGACGAATCCCTGTCGATCGCCAAAGAGGCCGACCAACCGGCGCCGCTGTTCGTGGCCATCGATAGCGAGAACCGACAATGGTTCATCGAACAGATCGACGCGTTACAGGTGGCCTACCGGCTCGATACGTCGGTCAGCCGCTGGTCGACGATGCTGCTCAGTTGGCTGCCGATGATCGTGTTGATCGCGTTTTTCTGGTTTCTACTGTATCGAACCCGTCAGACGTTCGGCGAAGGCGCCGGCGGAATGCTGGGCGGTTTTGGCAGATCCCAGCACCACATGGCGTCCAAGGATACCGTCAGCGTCACGCTCGACGACGTCGCCGGGATTGATGAAGCCAAAGCGGAGATCGGGGAAATCATCGAGTTCCTGCAAAACCCGGGCAGGTTTAAAAAGATCGGCGCCCGCATCCCACGTGGCGTCTTGTTGCTCGGTCCGCCCGGATGCGGCAAGACGTTATTGGCTCGCGCGATCGCCGGCCAGGCCGACGTCCCTTTCTTCTCGATCTCGGGGTCCGATTTCATGGAGATGTTCGTCGGTGTGGGGGCGCGTCGTGTTCGCGACTTGTTCGAACAAGCCAAGCACAGCGAGCCGTGCATCATCTTTCTCGACGAAATCGATTCGATCGGCCGCAAACGTGGGCTGGAACTGATCGCCGGTGGCGGCCATGGCGAACGCGAACAAACCCTCAACGCCATCCTCTCGGAAATGGACGGCTTTGAACCGCACGACCAGGTCATCGTGATCGCCGCCACCAACCGCCCCGATGTGCTGGATCCGGCGCTGGTGCGGCCCGGACGATTCGACCGCCAAGTCGACGTGCCGCTTCCCGATACCAAGGGCCGCGAAAACATCCTGCGAATTCACACCAAACAAGTCAAGCTGGCCGACGATGTCGACTTGCAAGAATTGGCCCGCGCGACGCCGATGTTCTCCGGTGCCGACTTGAAGGCGATGGTCAATGAAGCGGCGATCATCGCCACGATGGCCGACAAGTCCGCCGTGACGATGGAAGACATGCGTCGCGGTCGGGACAAACTGAAATTCGGCCGCGCCCAAACCAGCCGAACAATCGATGCGCAGCAACGAACGATCAGCGCCTACCACGAAGCCGGACATGCGTTGTTGGAATCATTGTTGCCAGACGCCGATCCCGTCGAAAAAGTCACCATCGTCCCCCGCGGACGCGCACTCGGCGCCACATTCGCGCTGCCCGAGAGAGAACGCTATACCTACGGGCGAAAGTACTTGTTGGCGACGATGCGGGTGCTGTGCGGAGGGCGCATTGCCGAGCTCCGCAAAACCGACGACGCGTTTTCGGGTGCCGAAGACGACATCAAGAAACTCACCGAACTCGCCGATCGAATGGTGCGGATGTGGGGGATGTCCGAAGACATCGGATTTGTTCGCGTGGCCACCGATGCCGAGGAAGAACGCCTGTTGATCGACCGAGGCTATAGTGAACAGACGGCAAAGCAAATCGACGACGCGATTCAGACCTTGGTCAACGAAGCGTACCGCGATGCCGATCAGATGATTGAGCAGCACTGGACGACCGTCGAAGCGATCGCCCAGGCGCTGCTCGATCGCGAGACCCTGACCGCCGACGAACTCAACCAACTGATGCAACTGCACTCGCAAACCGGGCGCGGTCGGATACCCGTTTGA